In a genomic window of Rhododendron vialii isolate Sample 1 chromosome 12a, ASM3025357v1:
- the LOC131309351 gene encoding uncharacterized protein LOC131309351 — MVSEPTVDDLWEDSQRTVEWACTKNTHGEWIGSSSMELTRREAIMDGSLSMELTCGGAWCCSTINREDPFPVPLHHRRPPQPTSLHHRRPPQPNPSAPPPLLTAITTGLLGTSTTTKIIGHVGTRTQPARYVTQHRSILARPTYMQPNSQNVMVGRLGGQLDYMHPIHVRYGHCVKLKR; from the exons atggtatcagagccgacGGTTGACGATCTATGGGAAGACTCTCAGCGCACCGTTGAATGGGCTTGCACAAAGAACACTCATGGAGAATGGATTGGCTCATCATCGATGGAGTTGACTCGTCGGGAAGCTATAATGGATGGCTCATTATCAATGGAGTTGACTTGTGGGGGAGCATGGTGCTG TTCGACGATTAACAGAGAAGATCCCTTCCCGGTTCCCCTCCACCACCGGCGACCACCACAACCCACTTCCCTCCACCACCGGAGACCACCGCAACCCAATCCCAGCGCTCCCCCACCGCTGTTGACCGCCATCACCACCGGGCTTCTGGGCACTTCGACCACCACGAAG ATAATTGGACATGTGGGGACTAGGACGCAGCCAGCCCGATACGTTACGCAACATCGCTCTATCCTAGCAAGGCCTACCTACATGCAGCCGAACTCCCAAAAT GTTATGGTTGGAAGATTGGGAGGGCAGCTTGATTACATGCATCCAATTCATGTAAGATACGGTCATTGCGTCAAGTTGAAAAGATGA